The following coding sequences are from one Formosa haliotis window:
- a CDS encoding HlyD family secretion protein, which yields MEQEQKQKTNKKFVIIISFILLIGIVYGGYKFMHSLSHEETDDAQIEANMTPIIPHVGGYIERVLVSDNAMVKKGDTLLIIDNRDYMIQLSQAQANLAAAESGLAVSEASIGSYTANSNAANAQANSAGITIEAAKIKLWRAQNDFTRYENLYENHSITAQQYEQALAGKQEAEKQLELLQNQQKASNSQSNAAAHQTTISKKQVTVAEAQIKLAQARVDAALQNLSYTFITAPIDGQLSSVRIQAGQFVQPGQSLFYLVNTNDKWVIANFKETQLAKMNIGQKVSISVDAYPDHEFEGTVTNFSPATGSRFSLLPPDNATGNFVKTIQRLPVKIDFTENNNAEQFKKLRSGMNVTIDVHLK from the coding sequence ATGGAACAGGAACAAAAACAAAAGACCAATAAAAAATTCGTAATCATAATTTCTTTTATACTTCTTATCGGAATTGTTTACGGTGGATATAAATTCATGCATTCCCTAAGTCATGAAGAAACAGACGATGCACAAATAGAAGCCAATATGACGCCTATAATTCCGCATGTAGGCGGGTATATAGAACGTGTTTTGGTATCGGACAATGCTATGGTGAAAAAAGGAGATACCCTTTTAATTATAGATAACCGCGATTATATGATTCAATTGAGTCAGGCCCAAGCAAATTTAGCTGCTGCCGAAAGTGGATTAGCCGTTTCTGAAGCAAGTATTGGTTCGTATACTGCAAATTCTAATGCCGCCAATGCGCAGGCAAATTCTGCTGGAATTACTATTGAAGCTGCAAAAATTAAACTATGGCGTGCTCAAAACGATTTTACACGTTACGAGAATTTATATGAAAATCACTCCATTACGGCACAACAGTACGAACAAGCTCTGGCTGGGAAACAAGAAGCCGAAAAACAATTAGAACTTTTACAAAATCAACAAAAAGCTAGTAATAGTCAGAGTAACGCTGCTGCACACCAAACCACCATTTCTAAAAAACAAGTTACAGTGGCCGAGGCTCAAATAAAATTAGCGCAGGCACGTGTAGATGCAGCACTTCAAAATTTAAGTTACACTTTTATAACCGCTCCTATAGACGGGCAATTATCGAGTGTTAGAATACAAGCCGGACAATTTGTGCAACCAGGACAATCGTTATTCTATTTAGTAAATACCAACGATAAATGGGTGATTGCTAACTTTAAAGAAACGCAATTGGCTAAAATGAATATCGGCCAAAAAGTAAGTATTAGTGTAGATGCTTATCCCGACCATGAATTTGAAGGTACAGTAACAAATTTTTCACCTGCAACTGGTTCTAGGTTTTCCTTACTACCACCAGATAACGCCACAGGAAACTTTGTTAAAACCATTCAGCGTTTACCTGTAAAAATTGATTTCACTGAGAATAACAATGCCGAACAATTTAAAAAATTACGTTCAGGAATGAATGTAACTATCGACGTGCATTTAAAGTAA
- a CDS encoding TolC family protein encodes MKSRFLILSALCLFSLQFCLAQETQLLSIPEAVHLALENSDGAKIINSQVTTSEHEVQVAKALQYPDFTVGGQYRHLTRIDFASEINMDPSTEIEATEGVSIPNVNQLMMGNLDISMPIFSGFKIKNTIEASKNLHTASTYKAKNNNEKLALQTINLYINLYKAEQSIHLFEDNLISAKQRVTDFTNMEENGILARNDLLKAQLQESQVSISLENAKKTKNILNYRLVTLLKLPEQTIVETISDNFGMAPTSVETDSIYRSDLEALKYQELATENQIKIAKGNYYPSIGLVGGYMAVDIPNAFTLTNAMNIGVGVTYNLSDIFKNKSEVEVAKSKADELKYTIDKATDDIKIEIENASQEYQLAYKKLALYAKSEEQAIENYRIVKDKFDNGLADTNDTLEADLEQLQAKINLAFAKADISQKYYELLTAQGQLTSLINN; translated from the coding sequence ATGAAAAGTAGATTTTTAATACTTTCTGCTCTCTGCTTATTCAGCCTTCAATTCTGTTTAGCTCAAGAAACGCAGCTACTCTCTATACCAGAAGCGGTACATTTAGCTCTAGAAAATAGCGATGGTGCCAAAATTATTAATAGTCAGGTAACAACTTCAGAACATGAAGTGCAAGTTGCCAAAGCCTTACAATATCCAGATTTTACAGTTGGCGGACAATACAGACATTTAACACGAATAGATTTTGCTTCGGAAATTAATATGGATCCCAGTACGGAAATTGAAGCCACCGAAGGTGTAAGCATACCAAACGTGAACCAATTAATGATGGGAAATTTAGATATTTCTATGCCTATTTTTTCTGGTTTTAAAATTAAAAACACCATAGAAGCTAGTAAAAACTTACATACTGCGAGCACCTATAAAGCGAAAAACAATAACGAAAAACTAGCGCTACAAACCATAAATTTATATATCAATTTATATAAAGCGGAACAATCTATACACCTATTCGAAGACAATTTAATTAGTGCCAAACAACGTGTTACCGACTTTACAAACATGGAAGAAAACGGTATTTTGGCTCGAAACGATTTATTAAAAGCTCAGCTTCAAGAATCGCAAGTTTCCATTTCTTTAGAAAATGCTAAGAAAACCAAAAACATTTTAAACTACCGCTTAGTTACTCTACTTAAACTACCAGAGCAAACCATTGTAGAAACCATATCCGATAATTTCGGTATGGCGCCAACCTCTGTAGAAACCGACTCGATTTACCGTAGCGATTTAGAAGCTCTAAAATACCAAGAGCTTGCTACCGAAAATCAAATCAAAATTGCAAAAGGAAATTACTATCCGTCTATAGGTCTTGTTGGTGGGTATATGGCTGTAGATATTCCGAATGCATTCACGCTAACAAACGCCATGAATATTGGGGTTGGAGTGACTTATAACCTATCGGATATTTTTAAAAACAAAAGTGAAGTTGAAGTCGCTAAAAGCAAAGCCGATGAATTAAAATATACGATTGATAAAGCCACAGATGATATTAAGATTGAAATTGAAAATGCTAGTCAGGAATATCAATTAGCATATAAAAAATTAGCGCTTTATGCCAAGTCTGAAGAACAAGCTATAGAAAATTACCGTATTGTAAAAGATAAATTTGATAATGGCTTAGCCGATACTAACGATACCCTTGAAGCCGATTTAGAACAACTTCAAGCTAAAATAAATCTGGCTTTTGCTAAAGCAGACATCTCTCAAAAATATTACGAACTATTAACCGCTCAAGGTCAATTAACATCATTAATAAACAACTAG
- a CDS encoding TetR/AcrR family transcriptional regulator, with product MELNDKQIQILTAAEKLFAENGFDGTSVRQIAKEAGINIAMISYYFGSKEKLLDALLVYRISDFGVELESIIIGDESYTNKIEAFITLLIKRIHKNRRIHKIVSAEYSNPFRKINFDSYENYKTQNFNIISNFVKSGQEAGVFNKEINIQMIIPTILGTYIHFYSNNQFYKTLLNLNTEAEIEDYVHNELTTHIIQTIKALLTYEK from the coding sequence ATGGAATTAAACGATAAACAGATTCAAATATTAACAGCGGCAGAAAAATTATTTGCCGAAAATGGTTTCGACGGAACATCAGTCAGGCAAATCGCTAAGGAAGCTGGCATCAATATCGCTATGATTTCGTATTATTTTGGCTCAAAAGAAAAACTATTAGATGCACTTTTAGTCTATCGTATTTCAGATTTTGGAGTAGAATTAGAATCTATAATTATAGGCGACGAATCTTATACAAATAAAATCGAAGCCTTTATAACCTTACTTATAAAACGTATTCACAAAAATCGTAGGATTCATAAAATTGTTAGTGCCGAGTATTCTAACCCCTTTAGAAAAATAAATTTTGACAGTTATGAAAACTACAAAACTCAAAATTTCAACATCATTTCAAACTTTGTAAAATCCGGACAAGAAGCAGGTGTTTTTAATAAAGAGATTAATATTCAAATGATTATCCCTACCATTTTAGGTACTTATATTCATTTTTATTCTAATAATCAATTTTATAAAACCCTACTAAATCTTAACACCGAAGCCGAGATTGAGGATTACGTTCATAACGAATTAACAACACATATTATACAAACTATAAAAGCATTATTAACTTATGAAAAGTAG
- a CDS encoding carbon-nitrogen hydrolase family protein — protein sequence MEDIENIELAYLSLDDYQELKAAMIESYASMPDSYWREHQIETLIKHFPEGQVVIKINNQIAGCALSIIVNYNRFDHAHTYKDITGNYTFNTHDKNGDVIYGVDVFIKPEFRGLRLGRRLYDYRKELCERLNLRGLAFGGRIPNYHKYSSELTPKQYIEKVKRKEIHDPVLNFQISNDFHPTRILKNYLEGDSNSEDYAVLLEWDNIYYEKKVEKAATTKKIVRLGLIQWQMRPYIDLDDVMQQAEYFIDAVSGYRSDFALFPEFFNAPLMAKDNHLSEPDAIRKLAEYTSEIVQRFSKLAISYNINIITGSMPEIAADNRLYNVGYLCRRDGTTERYEKLHVTPDEAKVWGMEGGYKLEAFDTDCGKIGILICYDSEFPELSRLLADEGMDILFVPFLTDTQNGYSRVRHCAQARAIENECYVAIAGSVGNLPKVHNMDIQFAQSMVFTPCDFAFPANGIKAEATPNTEMILIADVDIDLLRNLNQFGSVKNLKDRRKDIFELRKK from the coding sequence ATGGAAGATATTGAAAATATTGAATTGGCCTATTTAAGTCTAGATGATTACCAAGAGCTAAAGGCCGCTATGATTGAGTCGTATGCAAGTATGCCAGACTCTTATTGGCGCGAGCACCAAATAGAAACCCTTATAAAACACTTTCCAGAAGGACAAGTTGTTATTAAAATAAACAATCAGATTGCCGGTTGTGCTCTATCTATTATTGTGAATTATAATAGGTTCGACCACGCACATACTTATAAAGATATTACTGGAAATTACACGTTTAACACCCACGATAAAAATGGCGATGTTATTTATGGTGTCGATGTGTTTATAAAACCTGAATTTAGAGGCTTACGCTTAGGTAGACGCCTTTACGATTACCGAAAAGAATTATGCGAACGTCTTAACTTAAGAGGTTTGGCCTTTGGCGGACGTATACCTAATTACCATAAATACTCTAGCGAGTTAACACCAAAACAGTATATAGAGAAGGTGAAGCGTAAGGAAATTCACGATCCAGTATTAAACTTTCAAATTTCTAACGACTTCCACCCTACCCGAATTTTAAAAAACTATTTAGAAGGTGATAGCAATTCTGAAGATTATGCCGTGCTTTTAGAGTGGGATAATATTTATTACGAAAAAAAGGTTGAAAAAGCAGCTACTACAAAAAAGATAGTCCGTTTAGGATTGATCCAATGGCAAATGCGCCCTTATATAGATCTGGACGATGTGATGCAACAGGCAGAATATTTTATAGACGCTGTGTCGGGTTACCGTAGCGATTTCGCCCTGTTCCCAGAGTTTTTTAATGCCCCATTAATGGCCAAAGACAACCATTTGTCTGAGCCAGACGCCATTCGTAAATTGGCAGAATACACCTCGGAAATTGTACAGCGCTTTTCTAAATTGGCAATCTCCTATAACATTAATATTATTACGGGAAGTATGCCCGAAATTGCGGCAGATAACCGCTTGTATAACGTAGGGTATCTATGCCGACGTGATGGCACAACAGAACGTTACGAAAAATTACACGTAACCCCCGATGAAGCTAAAGTTTGGGGTATGGAAGGCGGATACAAACTAGAAGCTTTCGATACCGACTGTGGTAAAATTGGAATACTAATTTGTTATGATTCTGAATTCCCAGAGTTAAGCCGTTTGTTAGCAGATGAAGGTATGGACATTTTATTTGTTCCTTTTTTAACCGATACGCAAAACGGATATTCTCGAGTGCGCCATTGTGCCCAAGCGCGTGCTATAGAAAACGAATGTTATGTAGCCATAGCCGGAAGTGTCGGGAATTTACCAAAAGTACATAACATGGATATTCAATTTGCGCAATCTATGGTATTTACACCGTGCGATTTTGCGTTTCCTGCAAATGGAATAAAAGCAGAAGCCACACCCAATACCGAAATGATTTTAATTGCCGATGTGGATATCGATTTATTGAGAAACCTCAACCAATTTGGTAGCGTAAAAAACTTAAAAGACAGACGTAAAGATATTTTTGAATTACGTAAAAAGTAG
- a CDS encoding tRNA (cytidine(34)-2'-O)-methyltransferase: MPLNIVLIEPEIPNNTGNIGRLSLASGSNLHLVKPFGFEIDDKRLKRAGLDYWQHLNVTYYESAEEFFSINADKKMAFLSSHGEKSHWEINYEDDLFLVFGKESVGLPKTLINQRKNDLFKIPLFSEHVRSLNLSNAVSIIIYEGLRQLK, from the coding sequence ATGCCATTAAATATTGTCCTTATTGAACCTGAAATCCCGAATAACACCGGAAATATTGGTCGATTAAGTTTAGCCTCAGGTTCTAATCTTCATTTAGTAAAGCCTTTTGGTTTCGAAATCGACGATAAACGTTTAAAACGTGCTGGACTCGATTACTGGCAACATCTTAATGTAACCTATTATGAATCTGCCGAGGAATTTTTCAGTATAAATGCCGACAAAAAAATGGCCTTTTTATCGAGTCACGGCGAGAAATCTCATTGGGAAATCAACTATGAGGATGATTTATTTTTAGTCTTCGGAAAAGAATCGGTTGGTCTTCCAAAGACACTCATAAACCAGCGTAAAAACGATTTGTTTAAAATCCCATTATTCAGCGAGCATGTACGCAGTCTAAACCTCTCTAACGCCGTGAGCATCATCATTTACGAAGGTTTAAGGCAGTTAAAATAG
- the trpA gene encoding tryptophan synthase subunit alpha, with the protein MNRINSKLQEDKKLLSIYFTAGYPSLTDTVSIIEDLEKAGVDMIEIGLPFSDPLADGPTIQASSTQALKNGMTTKVLFEQLKDIRKTVSIPLIIMGYFNPILQYGVEDFCKTCQEIGIDGLIIPDLPVNEYNDHYKATFEKYGLINVFLITPQTSVERINFIDSISNGFIYMVSSASVTGSQSGFGEEQTKYFNRIAEMKLKNPQIIGFGISDSETFNQATSYTKGAIIGSAFIKYITENGISNIDGFTSKIRS; encoded by the coding sequence ATGAATAGAATAAACTCAAAACTCCAAGAAGATAAAAAGCTTTTATCTATATATTTTACCGCTGGTTACCCAAGTTTAACCGACACTGTTAGCATAATTGAAGACCTTGAAAAAGCAGGTGTCGACATGATTGAAATTGGCTTACCTTTTAGCGATCCTTTGGCCGACGGACCAACCATACAAGCAAGCTCTACACAAGCTTTAAAAAATGGTATGACTACAAAAGTTTTGTTCGAGCAGCTTAAAGATATCCGTAAAACGGTTTCCATTCCTTTAATCATTATGGGATACTTTAACCCGATACTTCAATATGGGGTAGAAGATTTCTGCAAAACATGTCAGGAAATTGGAATAGACGGATTGATTATTCCAGATTTACCTGTAAACGAATACAACGATCACTACAAGGCTACTTTTGAAAAATACGGGCTTATAAACGTCTTTTTAATTACGCCACAAACATCTGTAGAACGTATTAATTTTATAGATTCTATTTCTAACGGATTTATTTATATGGTTAGTAGTGCTAGTGTTACCGGTAGCCAATCAGGTTTTGGAGAAGAACAAACCAAATATTTTAACCGTATTGCCGAAATGAAATTGAAAAACCCACAAATTATTGGGTTCGGAATTAGTGATTCTGAAACTTTTAATCAGGCAACCTCGTACACTAAAGGTGCGATTATAGGAAGTGCTTTTATAAAATATATTACCGAAAATGGCATTTCGAATATAGACGGATTTACATCAAAAATTAGATCGTAA
- a CDS encoding GIY-YIG nuclease family protein, with protein sequence MKTSFVYILTNSYRTTFYVGVTTNLLKRIHEHQNNVGSVFTKKYNLKDLVYFEEFTDINQAIAREKQLKNWKRSWKLNLIKETNPTLKALVI encoded by the coding sequence ATGAAGACAAGTTTCGTTTACATACTAACAAATTCGTACAGAACGACTTTTTACGTAGGCGTAACAACTAATTTATTAAAACGAATACATGAACATCAAAATAATGTTGGGTCTGTATTTACCAAAAAATATAATTTAAAAGACCTCGTCTATTTTGAAGAATTTACGGATATAAACCAAGCTATTGCAAGAGAAAAACAATTAAAAAACTGGAAAAGATCTTGGAAATTAAATCTAATTAAAGAGACCAATCCTACTCTTAAAGCATTGGTAATTTAG
- the trpB gene encoding tryptophan synthase subunit beta, whose protein sequence is MSYNINDKGYYGEFGGAYIPEMLYPNVEELRQNYIKVMNDPSFKEAFDLLLKDYVGRPSPLYFAKRLSEKYNTKIYLKREDLNHTGAHKINNTIGQILMAQRLGKKRIIAETGAGQHGVATATVCALMGLECIVYMGEIDIARQAPNVARMKMLGATVIPALSGSRTLKDATNEAIRDWINNPVNTHYIIGSVVGPHPYPDMVARFQAVVSEEMQWQLEEKEGRTKPDHVIACVGGGSNAAGAFYHYLDETDVNLIAVEAAGLGVDSGESAATSALGKEGIIHGSKTLLMQTPDGQITEPYSISAGLDYPGVGPMHANLFATGRAEFISVTDDEAMKAGVELCKQEGIIPAIESSHALAVFNKRKFNPEEVVVVSLSGRGDKDLDTYIKYFNL, encoded by the coding sequence ATGAGTTATAATATAAACGACAAAGGCTATTATGGCGAATTTGGCGGCGCTTATATCCCTGAAATGCTTTATCCAAATGTAGAAGAATTACGCCAGAATTATATTAAAGTAATGAACGACCCGTCTTTTAAGGAAGCTTTCGATTTGTTATTAAAAGATTATGTTGGGCGTCCTTCTCCGCTTTATTTTGCCAAACGCTTAAGTGAAAAATATAACACCAAAATTTACTTAAAACGTGAAGATTTAAATCATACAGGAGCTCATAAAATCAATAATACTATTGGGCAGATTTTAATGGCACAACGTTTAGGCAAAAAACGAATTATCGCAGAAACAGGGGCTGGTCAACACGGTGTAGCCACTGCTACAGTTTGTGCACTTATGGGCTTAGAATGTATTGTATACATGGGTGAAATTGACATAGCCAGACAAGCGCCAAATGTAGCGCGTATGAAAATGTTAGGGGCTACAGTTATTCCTGCTCTGTCGGGAAGTAGAACCTTAAAAGATGCCACAAACGAAGCCATTCGCGATTGGATTAATAACCCGGTAAACACCCATTACATTATTGGAAGTGTAGTTGGTCCGCATCCGTATCCAGATATGGTAGCTCGTTTTCAAGCCGTAGTTTCCGAAGAAATGCAATGGCAATTAGAAGAAAAAGAAGGCCGCACTAAACCCGACCATGTGATTGCTTGTGTGGGAGGTGGAAGTAATGCTGCTGGTGCTTTTTATCATTATTTAGATGAGACAGATGTCAATTTAATTGCTGTAGAAGCCGCTGGATTAGGTGTCGATTCTGGAGAAAGTGCTGCGACTTCGGCTTTAGGGAAAGAAGGAATCATTCATGGTAGCAAAACCTTATTGATGCAAACTCCCGACGGGCAAATTACAGAGCCGTATTCTATTTCTGCAGGTTTAGATTACCCTGGAGTAGGCCCAATGCATGCTAATTTATTCGCAACCGGTCGTGCTGAATTTATTTCGGTAACCGATGATGAAGCTATGAAGGCCGGAGTTGAATTATGTAAACAAGAAGGTATTATCCCTGCTATAGAAAGTTCTCATGCATTGGCGGTATTTAATAAACGAAAATTCAATCCAGAAGAGGTTGTTGTTGTTAGTTTATCTGGTCGTGGTGATAAAGATTTAGATACCTATATTAAATATTTTAATTTATAA
- the trpC gene encoding indole-3-glycerol phosphate synthase TrpC produces the protein MNILDKIVADKRQEVALRKSLIPIKQLEQSVLFTRETKSLAAALQASTSGIIAEHKRRSPSKSVINHNLNVFDVAKGYQDAGVCGMSVLTDGKYFGGSLDDLLTARASCDLPLLRKEFIIDTYQIIEAKAYGADVILLIAAILTREEIKTFSEFAKSLNIDVLLEVHNEEELQKSLMPSLDMLGVNNRNLKTFDVSLEISRDLSTLIPNDFVKVSESGISTVEAIKSLQPFGYKGFLIGENFMKTDNAGASATKFINTLNQ, from the coding sequence ATGAATATTTTAGATAAAATTGTAGCCGATAAACGCCAGGAAGTAGCGCTAAGAAAATCGTTAATTCCAATAAAACAATTAGAACAATCGGTATTATTTACTCGTGAAACAAAGTCATTAGCAGCAGCTTTACAAGCAAGTACTTCGGGTATTATTGCCGAACACAAACGCAGATCGCCATCAAAATCGGTTATCAACCATAACTTAAATGTGTTCGATGTTGCCAAAGGCTATCAAGATGCGGGCGTTTGTGGAATGTCTGTGTTAACCGATGGTAAATATTTTGGCGGAAGTTTAGACGATTTACTTACCGCAAGAGCAAGTTGCGACTTGCCTCTACTCCGCAAAGAATTCATTATTGATACATACCAGATTATTGAAGCCAAAGCCTACGGTGCCGATGTTATTTTATTAATCGCTGCCATCCTAACGCGAGAGGAAATCAAGACGTTTTCAGAATTTGCCAAAAGTTTAAATATTGATGTCCTACTTGAAGTACATAACGAAGAAGAACTTCAAAAATCCTTAATGCCAAGTTTAGATATGCTTGGTGTAAACAACAGGAATTTAAAAACCTTCGATGTCTCTTTAGAGATAAGCAGGGATTTAAGCACACTTATTCCTAACGATTTTGTTAAGGTTTCAGAAAGTGGAATAAGTACTGTAGAAGCCATCAAAAGCTTACAACCTTTTGGATATAAAGGCTTTTTAATTGGTGAAAATTTCATGAAAACCGATAATGCAGGTGCTAGTGCTACCAAATTTATAAATACCTTAAACCAATAG
- the trpD gene encoding anthranilate phosphoribosyltransferase, producing MKQILNRLINHEHISKEEAKRVLVNISKGDYNQSQVASFLTVYMMRSITTDELEGFRDALLELCLAVNFSGYNTIDLCGTGGDGKNTFNISTLASFITAGAGVHVTKHGNYGVSSVSGSSNVMEHLGIKFTNDAGFLERCLEQAGICVLHAPLFHPAMKNVAPIRRELGVKTFFNMLGPMVNPAFPKNQLVGVFNLELARLYGYLYENTDKNFTILHALDGYDEISLTSDTKVISNQSETMLSPQDFGVEKIKQSDIFGGDTVKDAANIFVNILEGKGTEAQNNAVCANAAMAIKTVKNTSTLDSFAAAKVSLQSGEALKRFKTLVDLSA from the coding sequence ATGAAACAAATACTTAATAGACTTATAAACCACGAACACATCTCGAAAGAAGAAGCAAAACGTGTGTTGGTAAACATCTCGAAAGGCGATTATAACCAAAGTCAAGTGGCTTCATTTTTAACCGTTTATATGATGCGTAGCATTACGACAGACGAGTTAGAAGGATTTAGAGATGCCCTTTTAGAATTGTGTTTAGCAGTAAATTTCTCTGGCTACAACACGATCGATTTATGTGGTACTGGTGGTGACGGAAAAAACACATTTAATATTTCTACCCTCGCTTCATTTATTACGGCAGGTGCAGGAGTACATGTAACCAAACACGGTAACTATGGGGTGTCTTCGGTTTCCGGATCGAGTAATGTTATGGAACATTTAGGCATAAAATTCACTAACGATGCCGGCTTCTTGGAGCGCTGCTTAGAACAAGCTGGTATTTGTGTATTACACGCACCATTATTTCATCCTGCAATGAAAAACGTGGCACCAATAAGAAGAGAACTAGGTGTAAAAACGTTCTTTAATATGTTAGGGCCTATGGTAAATCCTGCATTTCCTAAAAACCAATTGGTAGGTGTTTTCAATTTAGAATTAGCCCGTTTATATGGATATTTATATGAAAATACCGATAAGAATTTCACCATTTTACATGCTTTAGATGGTTATGATGAAATTTCATTAACTAGCGATACAAAAGTCATTTCTAATCAGTCTGAAACCATGCTAAGCCCTCAAGATTTTGGGGTTGAAAAAATTAAACAATCCGATATTTTTGGTGGCGATACAGTTAAAGACGCTGCCAATATTTTCGTAAATATATTAGAAGGTAAAGGCACCGAAGCACAAAACAATGCCGTTTGTGCCAATGCGGCCATGGCCATAAAAACGGTAAAAAACACATCGACTTTAGATAGTTTTGCCGCAGCCAAAGTATCTTTACAATCTGGAGAAGCCTTAAAACGATTTAAAACTTTAGTAGATTTAAGCGCATAA
- a CDS encoding anthranilate synthase component II, which produces MKHILVIDNYDSFTYNLVHYLEDLGCQVTVKRNDKIKLEDVDAFDKIVLSPGPGIPDEAGLLKDIIKTYAPTKSILGVCLGQQAIGEVFGGTIENLENVYHGVATEVTLAVDDEKLFEGFNKTFPVGRYHSWVVSNQLPDVLEATSFDENGQIMSLRHKVFDVRGVQYHPESVLTPNGKQMLKNWINS; this is translated from the coding sequence ATGAAACACATATTAGTTATAGATAATTACGACAGTTTTACTTATAATTTAGTGCATTATTTAGAAGATCTAGGATGCCAAGTCACAGTAAAACGAAATGATAAAATAAAGTTAGAAGACGTTGATGCTTTCGATAAAATAGTATTGTCTCCAGGTCCTGGAATTCCAGATGAAGCCGGTTTATTAAAAGACATTATTAAAACTTATGCGCCTACAAAAAGTATTTTAGGAGTTTGTTTAGGGCAACAAGCCATAGGTGAAGTATTTGGCGGTACAATAGAAAATTTAGAAAATGTATATCACGGCGTGGCCACCGAAGTAACTTTGGCTGTCGATGATGAAAAATTATTTGAAGGTTTCAATAAAACTTTTCCTGTTGGGCGTTACCATTCTTGGGTCGTTTCAAATCAATTACCCGATGTTTTAGAAGCGACTTCGTTTGATGAAAACGGACAAATTATGTCGCTTCGTCATAAGGTTTTCGATGTGCGTGGGGTACAATACCACCCAGAATCGGTGTTAACACCTAACGGAAAACAAATGCTAAAAAACTGGATAAATAGTTAA